A window of Parambassis ranga chromosome 10, fParRan2.1, whole genome shotgun sequence contains these coding sequences:
- the rell2 gene encoding RELT-like protein 2 gives MTELGASGVGDAPPPYMIFLVVFLFFLTGLLGFLICHLLKKKGYRCRTGEMDDEEEEEEKLEGHADEEHEENQDTVEQILKCIIENEANMEAFNEMLGNHNVCVRHDPRLRKESIGGVPPHLHTVHSGTDHNTCHLCAQVRSKKGRRHSRTPRSKQRPGEQTVFSVGRFRVTHTDKKLPGSPNPLNISRDQLDQSQDSVERKEGGYNLRSLFKDVRSPSENVNGVAANPGKRRKSLTIFGMRRGSDPVGIKPGEWTGKEMGGVKFAIQQQPVVLEETLQAENAEVECDSKPSSKPKTKPSPPQHEVKTSGSVNSPSSQIKKQDAESGSGLKANIKPSTGSAASSAPSSLPISSDKNEEVYSPGPIQTSTPIAPISGSIPGFTPVISTTQPELYSSTDLPVTQSPPDPSSSPDREPGFGANLALISLGSSPPSSFPVKTLSSASSLKTPTSPLAVTPSPKLSPRNTPTEAKTTFSPALTPSPKLLPGREMSSQSPLPSSSSPVQASSPSHTHKHDATALKQQDLEGATRLKTEIKRPGILKTSKLSPGAPEDTQSSAFSPSSDQLFKDKLSILPLSPSSPLSPSSPQRSRISSVTIVKASPDSKREFSVATMVEEEESSTKTKDQKGETSEAGQLGKGSVSGDGHPGSKSGDMSGEEVRSVLSQERDDMVEMEDIRDCKVMQVEGVEEEVEKMLPSQSKQDS, from the exons ATGACGGAATTGGGAGCCTCGGGAGTGGGGGATGCTCCCCCGCCTTACATGATCTTTCTGGtggtcttcctcttcttcctcactggACTTCTGGGCTTCCTCATCTGTCACCTCCTGAAGAAGAAGGGCTACCGATGCCGAACCGGAGAAatggatgatgaagaggaggaggaggagaagcttgAAGGACATGCAGACG AGGAGCATGAAGAGAACCAGGATACAGTGGAGCAGATCCTCAAGTGCATCATTGAAAATGAAG CTAATATGGAAGCTTTCAATGAGATGTTGGGAAACCATAATGTCTGTGTGCGCCATGACCCCAG GTTGCGAAAGGAGTCCATTGGTGGTGTTCCTCCCCATCTCCACACAGTCCACTCAGGCACTGACCACAACACCTGCCACCTCTGTGCCCAGGTCCGGTCTAAAAAGGGCCGCAGGCATAGCAGAACCCCTCGCTCCAAACAGCGACCAGGAGAGCAGACTGTCTTTTCTGTTGGCAG ATTCCGggttacacacactgataagaaGCTCCCTGGTAGTCCTAATCCATTGAACATTTCAAGAGACCAGCTGGACCAGTCCCAGGACAGTGTGGAGCGAAAAGAGGGCGGGTATAACCTGAGAAGCTTGTTTAAAGATGTCCGTTCACCATCAGAAAATGTCAATGGGGTTGCTGCAAATCCggggaaaagaagaaagagtcTGACTATATTTGGGATGAGGCGAGGCAGTGACCCTGTAGGTATTAAACCAGGGGAGTGGACTGGGAAGGAGATGGGAGGAGTTAAATTTGCtattcagcagcagcctgtagTCCTCGAGGAAACACTACAGGCAGAGAATGCTGAAGTTGAATGTGATAGCAAACCTAGTTCCAAACCTAAAACTAAACCTTCTCCACCTCAGCATGAGGTCAAAACATCAGGCTCTGTTAATTCTCCATCATCCCAAATTAAGAAACAGGATGCCGAGTCTGGCTCTGGCCTTAAGGCTAACATTAAACCTTCCACTGGGAGTGCTGCATCTTCTGCCCCCAGTTCCCTTCCTATTTCATCAGATAAAAACGAAGAGGTGTACAGTCCTGGACCAATACAGACCTCTACACCCATTGCCCCCATATCAGGATCTATTCCAGGTTTTACTCCTGTCATCTCTACAACTCAGCCTGAACTCTATTCTAGCACAGATTTACCAGTTACACAAAGCCCCCCTGATCCAAGCTCCAGCCCAGACCGGGAACCAGGTTTTGGTGCTAACCTGGCTTTAATAAGCTTAGGTTCATCCCCTCCATCTTCTTTCCCAGTCAAGACCCTATCTTCAGCCTCTTCATTAAAAACTCCTACCTCACCACTGGCAGTAACCCCAAGCCCCAAACTAAGCCCAAGAAATACACCAACAGAGGCTAAAACAACCTTTTCTCCTGCTCTTACTCCGAGCCCCAAACTCCTGCCAGGCCGGGAAATGTCCAGCCAATCGCCTCTTCCATCTTCATCTAGTCCAGTGCAAGCCAGctctccttcacacactcaTAAACATGATGCCACAGCTCTAAAGCAACAAGACCTAGAAGGAGCCACAAGGCtaaagacagaaataaagagACCTGGAATTCTCAAAACAAGTAAACTTTCTCCAGGTGCGCCAGAGGATACACAGAGTTCTgctttttctccttcctctgaTCAGCTTTTTAAAGACAAATTGAGCATTTTGCCTTTGTCACCTTCCAGCCCGCTGTCTCCTTCGTCACCTCAAAGGAGCAGAATAAGTAGTGTTACCATTGTTAAAGCCAGCCCTGACAGCAAGAGAGAGTTCTCTGTTGCCACcatggtagaggaggaggaatccTCTACTAAAACAAAAGACCAGAAAGGAGAGACTTCAGAGGCTGGTCAGTTAGGGAAGGGTTCAGTTTCAGGCGATGGGCATCCTGGTAGTAAGAGTGGAGACATGTCTGGTGAAGAAGTTAGGTCAGTGCTGAGCCAGGAGAGGGATGACATGGTGGAGATGGAAGACATTAGGGACTGCAAGGTGATGCAGGTGGAAGGAGTTGAAGAGGAAGTGGAGAAGATGTTGCCCTCACAATCAAAACAGGACTCTTAA